A region of the Candidatus Neomarinimicrobiota bacterium genome:
TGTTTGGCCGAGGAAATTCTGATAATCCTGATGTGGCCTATACAGATGCATTATTCGCTGATCAAGTGGTTGAACTTTTGGATGCACTGAATATTACTCAAAAAATCACACTGGTTGGTTTATCGAATGGGGGGAGGGTAATCTCTAAGTTTATGGAAAATTATTCAGACAGAATAAAAAATTTAATCTATGTATCACCCGCCGGATTTCATGTTCCAGAAACTACATATATAAATAAAGATGTCTCCGATGATGAAGTTTCATTCTTTGTCAAAAATTATTATGGTTCCTTAGCAAAGGGACAAATGGAAGATTTTAAAGATCCGTCCAAGTTTAAGGGTTGGGATAAAAAATATGAACCATTATTAGAATATAAAGGATTTGCGCGAGCACTGCTTTCTACTAGAAAAAATCACCATGTGCTAGATCAAATAAATAAAAAAATTGGTAAAATGGCAGTGCCTCAATTCGCCATTTGGGGA
Encoded here:
- a CDS encoding alpha/beta hydrolase, whose product is MTIFSKIVMFTLSFLCLISCTGDNKKYEYIEKNETFRQTVKTGHFVKLSQGFTYYESEDLNNEDVIVFIHGFSVPGYIWDETYYEAIKRGFGVLRLDLFGRGNSDNPDVAYTDALFADQVVELLDALNITQKITLVGLSNGGRVISKFMENYSDRIKNLIYVSPAGFHVPETTYINKDVSDDEVSFFVKNYYGSLAKGQMEDFKDPSKFKGWDKKYEPLLEYKGFARALLSTRKNHHVLDQINKKIGKMAVPQFAIWGDSDSVLPLKQVEEKIAKIMPNLKLFVIKDSGHLPHKEQFDAFNHIFFEEIIG